From the genome of Gemmatimonas phototrophica, one region includes:
- a CDS encoding helix-turn-helix transcriptional regulator has protein sequence MEDVVGALGGFRGVRAELLVALKKAQPLTAQELGEQFGLTANALRRHLKALEEDGLVRYQRDVRGVGAPVYAFSLTPAGEALFPRSYVQVLANALDALRSQTGDQAVEAVLEAEWRRLADEAGPVLEALPLDERVPLVAELLTAKGYMAEAVRVERAVEQDAGGVDMLSEIEATPTLTLRIHNCAVREIAERFPEACAVEAKFVERLLGVPLVRSAHRLGGCGHCEYGVSGHLSTVKQEQA, from the coding sequence ATGGAGGACGTCGTCGGGGCACTGGGTGGGTTTCGGGGGGTTCGAGCCGAGTTGCTGGTGGCGCTCAAAAAAGCGCAACCACTGACGGCTCAGGAGCTTGGCGAGCAGTTCGGCCTCACGGCCAACGCCCTCCGCCGCCACTTGAAGGCCCTCGAGGAGGATGGTCTGGTACGCTACCAGCGCGATGTGCGCGGGGTGGGGGCACCGGTCTACGCCTTTTCGTTGACGCCGGCAGGTGAGGCACTCTTCCCCCGCTCGTACGTCCAGGTGCTTGCCAATGCCCTCGACGCCCTGCGGTCCCAGACCGGCGATCAGGCAGTGGAAGCCGTGCTGGAGGCCGAATGGCGCCGCCTGGCCGATGAGGCCGGACCGGTGCTCGAGGCGCTGCCGTTGGATGAGCGGGTGCCGCTGGTCGCGGAGCTGTTGACCGCCAAGGGTTATATGGCCGAAGCCGTGCGTGTTGAGCGTGCGGTGGAGCAGGACGCGGGTGGTGTGGACATGCTCTCGGAAATTGAGGCAACTCCCACGCTCACTCTGCGCATTCATAACTGTGCAGTCCGGGAAATCGCCGAGCGCTTTCCCGAGGCCTGCGCAGTGGAAGCAAAGTTCGTTGAACGGCTGCTGGGTGTTCCGCTGGTGCGCAGTGCGCACCGGCTGGGCGGCTGCGGTCACTGTGAATACGGCGTGTCAGGTCACCTTTCGACGGTGAAACAGGAGCAGGCATGA
- the sufB gene encoding Fe-S cluster assembly protein SufB, translated as MSSTIEQLVNREYQYGFSTDIESDTLPPGLTEDTVRFISAKKQEPEWLLDWRLKAFRRWQTMKEPHWANVNYPPIDYQAASYYSAPKTSKPLGSLDEVDPTLLETYKKLGISLTEQKRLNNVAVDAVFDSVSVGTTYKEELGKHGIVFMSFGEAVREHPELIKKYLGSVVPYSDNFFAALNSAVFSDGSFCYIPKGVKCPMELSTYFRINAAETGQFERTLIVADEGSHVSYLEGCTAPKRDTNQLHAAVVEIVALDNATVKYSTVQNWYAGDENGLGGIYNFVTKRAKAMTNAKVSWTQVETGSAITWKYPSVILQGDNSVGEFYSVAVASKMQQADTGTKMIHIGRNTKSTIVSKGISAMKGQNSYRGKVQILPKAEGARNYTQCDSMLVGNACGAHTFPYVEVGNNSATLEHEASTSKIGEDQIFYLKARGLDAEQAVSMIVSGFCKEVFKELPMEFALEAQQLLGITLEGSVG; from the coding sequence ATGAGTTCGACCATCGAGCAACTGGTCAATCGCGAGTACCAGTACGGCTTCAGCACGGACATCGAGTCCGATACGCTGCCGCCCGGGCTGACCGAAGACACGGTCCGCTTCATTTCGGCCAAGAAGCAGGAGCCGGAATGGCTGCTCGACTGGCGCCTCAAGGCGTTCCGTCGCTGGCAGACCATGAAGGAGCCGCATTGGGCCAACGTCAATTATCCCCCCATCGACTATCAGGCCGCGTCGTACTATAGCGCGCCCAAGACGTCCAAGCCCCTCGGCTCCCTCGACGAGGTGGACCCCACGCTGCTCGAGACGTACAAGAAGCTCGGCATCTCCCTCACCGAGCAGAAGCGCCTCAACAACGTGGCCGTTGACGCGGTGTTCGATTCCGTGTCGGTGGGCACCACCTACAAGGAAGAGCTGGGCAAGCACGGCATCGTCTTCATGTCGTTCGGTGAAGCGGTGCGCGAGCATCCGGAACTCATCAAGAAGTACCTGGGCTCCGTGGTGCCGTACAGCGACAATTTCTTTGCGGCGCTCAACAGCGCGGTCTTTTCCGACGGCTCGTTCTGCTACATCCCCAAGGGGGTGAAGTGCCCCATGGAACTGTCCACCTATTTCCGCATCAATGCGGCGGAAACGGGACAGTTTGAGCGCACGCTCATTGTGGCGGACGAGGGCTCGCACGTGAGCTATCTCGAAGGGTGTACCGCGCCCAAGCGCGACACCAATCAGCTGCACGCCGCCGTCGTGGAAATCGTGGCCCTCGACAACGCCACCGTGAAGTACAGCACCGTGCAGAACTGGTACGCCGGCGACGAAAATGGTCTTGGTGGCATTTACAACTTCGTCACCAAGCGCGCCAAGGCGATGACCAACGCCAAGGTGTCGTGGACGCAGGTGGAAACCGGCTCCGCCATCACGTGGAAATATCCCAGCGTGATTCTGCAGGGCGACAACAGCGTCGGCGAGTTCTACTCGGTGGCCGTGGCCAGCAAGATGCAGCAGGCCGACACCGGCACGAAGATGATCCACATCGGGCGCAACACGAAGTCCACGATTGTCTCCAAGGGCATCAGTGCCATGAAGGGGCAGAACAGCTATCGCGGCAAGGTGCAGATCCTGCCCAAGGCGGAGGGCGCGCGCAACTACACGCAGTGCGACTCGATGCTGGTGGGGAACGCCTGCGGTGCGCACACCTTCCCGTACGTGGAGGTGGGGAACAACAGCGCCACGCTGGAGCACGAGGCGTCCACGTCGAAGATCGGTGAAGACCAGATCTTCTATCTCAAGGCGCGCGGTCTCGACGCCGAGCAGGCCGTGTCGATGATTGTGAGCGGCTTCTGCAAGGAAGTGTTCAAGGAGCTGCCCATGGAGTTCGCGCTCGAAGCGCAGCAGCTGCTGGGCATCACGCTTGAGGGGTCGGTGGGGTAA
- the sufC gene encoding Fe-S cluster assembly ATPase SufC, with translation MLQITDLQASIDGKPILKGISLTVNAGEVHAVMGPNGSGKSTLAQVLAGHPAYEITGGEVLYNGENLLEMDAEVRAQNGVFLAFQYPVEIPGVTNAYFLRAAYNEIRKAKGLEEVDPMEFLDLVEEKLKLVDMDPAMLSRSVNAGFSGGEKKRNEILQMAVLQPMLAILDETDSGLDIDALRIVAEGVNALKRPDNAAIVVTHYQRLLNYIVPDFVHVLAGGRIIKSGDKSLALELEARGYDWILETVA, from the coding sequence ATGCTCCAGATCACCGACCTGCAGGCTTCCATCGACGGCAAGCCAATCCTCAAGGGTATTTCGCTCACCGTCAACGCCGGCGAAGTGCATGCGGTCATGGGCCCCAACGGCTCGGGCAAGAGCACGCTTGCGCAGGTGCTGGCCGGCCATCCGGCCTATGAGATCACCGGCGGCGAGGTGCTGTACAACGGCGAAAACCTCCTGGAGATGGATGCCGAAGTGCGCGCCCAGAACGGCGTGTTTCTGGCGTTCCAGTATCCCGTGGAAATCCCGGGCGTGACGAACGCGTACTTCCTGCGTGCCGCCTACAACGAGATCCGGAAGGCCAAGGGTCTGGAAGAAGTGGATCCCATGGAGTTCCTCGACCTCGTGGAAGAGAAGCTCAAGTTGGTGGATATGGATCCGGCCATGCTGAGCCGCTCGGTAAACGCGGGCTTCTCGGGTGGTGAAAAGAAGCGGAACGAAATTCTGCAGATGGCCGTGCTGCAGCCCATGCTGGCCATTCTTGACGAGACAGACTCCGGGCTCGACATCGACGCGCTGCGCATCGTGGCCGAGGGCGTCAATGCGCTCAAGCGCCCGGACAACGCCGCCATCGTGGTGACGCACTACCAGCGCCTGCTCAACTACATCGTGCCCGACTTCGTGCACGTGCTGGCCGGTGGCCGCATCATCAAGAGTGGTGACAAGTCGCTGGCGCTCGAGCTCGAAGCGCGTGGCTACGACTGGATTCTGGAGACGGTGGCGTGA
- the sufD gene encoding Fe-S cluster assembly protein SufD: protein MTTGLRFAEQAVEASAANAPGSIKALRAEGSAAFQTLGFPTTRNEDWHYTNVSAISSGQYLPAIDSPVGAISADALAPFTFGADWPLVVFVNGRFAPDLSTLNTLPAGIRVLDMATASAEEPELLGKYLGTIAPATRDGFTALNAAFAGEGTFIHVAKEMVIEHPIHLLHVMDEQGANIMSHPRHVMVVERHAKASVVESYVSVADVPYFTNAVVEAFVEDGATLQVIRIQRESRQANHVGTVEARQGRDSHFLTFTFQTGANLSRSNVYTVLDGEGCGCTINGLYMLDGEQHGDHQTRVEHVKENCFSREAYKGLIDDSAHGVFNGKVYVHPEAQKTDGKQTNHTLLLSEKAQIDTKPQLEIFADDVKCTHGATVGRMDETALFYLKSRGVGKTLAKQLLMYAFAADVLETIDNPVIVEALETLTVERFTGSAHH, encoded by the coding sequence GTGACCACGGGACTCCGTTTCGCTGAGCAGGCCGTCGAGGCGTCCGCCGCCAACGCGCCCGGCTCCATCAAGGCATTGCGTGCAGAAGGCAGCGCCGCGTTTCAGACGCTGGGCTTCCCCACCACGCGCAACGAAGACTGGCACTACACCAACGTGTCGGCCATTTCGTCGGGGCAGTATCTGCCGGCCATCGACAGCCCGGTGGGTGCCATCAGCGCCGACGCGCTGGCGCCTTTCACCTTTGGCGCCGACTGGCCGCTGGTCGTGTTTGTGAATGGCCGCTTCGCCCCGGACCTGTCCACGCTCAACACCCTGCCGGCCGGGATCCGGGTGCTGGACATGGCTACGGCCTCGGCGGAAGAGCCCGAGTTGCTGGGCAAGTACCTCGGGACGATTGCGCCCGCCACCCGCGACGGTTTCACGGCGCTGAATGCGGCGTTCGCCGGCGAAGGTACGTTCATTCACGTGGCCAAGGAGATGGTGATCGAGCATCCCATCCACCTCCTGCATGTCATGGACGAACAGGGGGCCAACATCATGAGCCACCCGCGCCACGTCATGGTGGTGGAGCGTCACGCCAAGGCGTCGGTGGTGGAGAGCTACGTGAGTGTGGCCGACGTCCCGTATTTCACCAACGCGGTAGTGGAAGCGTTCGTGGAAGACGGGGCCACGCTGCAGGTCATTCGCATTCAGCGCGAGTCACGCCAGGCCAACCATGTGGGCACGGTGGAAGCGCGCCAGGGTCGCGACAGCCATTTCCTCACGTTCACCTTTCAGACCGGCGCCAACCTGTCGCGCAGCAATGTGTACACGGTGCTGGACGGCGAGGGATGCGGCTGCACGATCAACGGCCTCTACATGCTGGACGGCGAGCAGCACGGCGATCACCAGACGCGCGTGGAGCATGTGAAGGAGAATTGCTTCAGCCGCGAAGCCTACAAGGGGTTGATCGACGACAGCGCGCACGGTGTCTTCAACGGCAAGGTGTATGTGCACCCCGAAGCCCAGAAGACCGACGGCAAGCAGACCAACCACACGCTGCTGCTGTCCGAAAAGGCGCAGATCGACACCAAACCGCAGCTCGAGATCTTTGCCGACGATGTGAAGTGCACGCACGGGGCGACCGTGGGGCGCATGGACGAAACGGCACTGTTCTATCTCAAGAGCCGCGGGGTGGGCAAGACGCTCGCCAAGCAGCTGCTCATGTATGCCTTTGCCGCCGACGTGCTGGAAACGATCGACAACCCGGTGATCGTTGAAGCGCTCGAGACGCTGACCGTGGAGCGGTTCACGGGCAGTGCGCATCACTGA
- the sufU gene encoding Fe-S cluster assembly sulfur transfer protein SufU, whose translation MTDLQELYQSVILDHNRKPRNFGELAGANRHADGKNPLCGDEVHVALVVEQDVITDVKFTGHGCAISKASASLMTAAVKGKSRADVEALFLRFHALVLGQDPEGGKDLGQLVVFSGVSRFPVRVKCASLSWHTLKAALESEGVLAPVSTE comes from the coding sequence ATGACCGACCTCCAGGAGCTCTACCAATCCGTCATCCTCGACCACAACCGCAAGCCGCGCAATTTCGGTGAGCTGGCGGGGGCCAATCGTCACGCCGACGGCAAGAATCCGTTGTGTGGAGACGAAGTGCATGTGGCGCTGGTGGTCGAGCAGGACGTCATCACCGACGTGAAGTTCACGGGCCACGGCTGCGCCATTTCCAAGGCGTCGGCGTCGCTCATGACGGCGGCGGTGAAGGGGAAGTCGCGGGCTGATGTCGAGGCGCTTTTTCTGCGCTTCCATGCGCTCGTGTTGGGCCAGGATCCGGAGGGCGGGAAGGACCTCGGCCAGCTGGTGGTCTTTAGCGGCGTGTCCCGGTTTCCGGTGCGCGTGAAGTGTGCCTCGCTATCGTGGCACACGCTCAAGGCCGCG